One window of Candidatus Nitrospira kreftii genomic DNA carries:
- a CDS encoding hypothetical protein (conserved protein of unknown function) produces MAQHAPDWSHIDDVLLDMDGTLLDRHFDNFFFEEELPRRYATLHGLSCEEARHRLMAMYQSVEGELAWTDLDYWTKQVGIDVVAMHKELNHMIGFLSGAEEFLCFLRKLGKRVTIVTNAHEAGVSVKVAKTGLDRYVDRIVDAFEVGYLKMRPEYWPNCQRLLNFDPARSLFMDDDEGCLMAAKAFGVAYLVHSAKSSSKLPPAPLPQFLSITGFSRLMNGRPPA; encoded by the coding sequence ATGGCTCAGCACGCTCCCGACTGGTCCCACATTGACGATGTGCTGCTTGATATGGACGGTACGCTGCTCGACCGCCATTTCGATAACTTCTTTTTCGAGGAAGAATTACCACGTCGATATGCGACGCTTCACGGCCTCTCCTGTGAGGAGGCTCGACATCGCCTCATGGCGATGTACCAGTCAGTTGAAGGCGAATTAGCCTGGACGGATCTGGACTACTGGACGAAGCAGGTCGGTATCGATGTGGTGGCCATGCACAAAGAGCTTAATCACATGATCGGCTTTCTGTCCGGTGCAGAGGAGTTTCTATGTTTTCTCCGGAAGCTAGGGAAACGCGTCACTATTGTGACGAATGCCCATGAGGCTGGAGTGTCGGTCAAAGTTGCCAAGACTGGTTTGGATCGGTATGTCGATCGGATTGTGGATGCGTTTGAGGTCGGTTATCTCAAGATGCGACCAGAGTATTGGCCGAACTGCCAGCGATTGCTGAACTTTGATCCGGCGCGCTCGTTGTTCATGGATGACGACGAAGGCTGTCTCATGGCTGCGAAAGCATTTGGGGTGGCCTATTTGGTTCACAGTGCCAAGTCGAGTTCGAAGCTGCCGCCGGCTCCGCTTCCTCAGTTTCTTTCCATCACGGGTTTTTCGCGGCTTATGAACGGACGTCCACCAGCCTAA
- a CDS encoding putative Methyltransferase: MGLYASHIFPRLMDHVMRGEEFQRLRRELLRQVVGEVLEIGFGTGLNLAHYGPNVSRVRAVDPAAMLSARVAERRSAVQFPVEITHQEAERLPYGDQTFDTIVSTWTLCTIPNAVRALREVERVLKPGGRFLFLEHGRSDDHKIARWQDRLNPIQNVIGCGCNLNRQIDQLIIQAGLTIVRLDRFSMPSVPRLAGEMYRGTAVEKN, from the coding sequence ATGGGACTCTACGCCTCACATATCTTCCCTCGCCTCATGGACCACGTGATGCGTGGCGAGGAATTTCAGCGATTGCGGAGGGAATTGCTGAGGCAGGTAGTCGGCGAAGTGCTGGAAATCGGGTTTGGGACTGGGCTCAATCTTGCTCACTATGGCCCCAACGTATCGCGGGTGCGCGCCGTCGATCCCGCTGCCATGCTCTCCGCACGTGTCGCGGAACGTCGTTCGGCTGTCCAATTTCCGGTGGAGATTACCCATCAAGAGGCCGAACGGCTTCCCTATGGGGACCAGACATTTGATACCATCGTCAGCACCTGGACGCTGTGCACCATTCCCAATGCCGTGCGCGCGCTGCGAGAAGTGGAACGGGTTCTCAAGCCGGGGGGTAGATTTCTATTCTTGGAGCATGGCCGGAGCGATGACCACAAGATCGCTAGGTGGCAGGACCGGTTGAACCCCATTCAGAATGTGATCGGGTGTGGGTGCAATCTCAACCGGCAGATCGATCAGCTGATCATCCAAGCCGGCCTCACGATCGTTCGCCTTGATCGATTCAGCATGCCGAGCGTACCACGATTAGCCGGTGAGATGTATCGAGGCACGGCGGTCGAGAAGAATTAG